One part of the Streptomyces lydicus genome encodes these proteins:
- a CDS encoding thymidine phosphorylase produces the protein MDAISVIRTKRDRGELTPDQIDWVIDAYTRGEVAHEQMSSLAMAIFLNGMNRKEIARWTAAMIASGERMDFSSLPRPTADKHSTGGVGDKITLPLAPLVAACGAAVPQLSGRGLGHTGGTLDKLESIPGWRARLSNDEMLDVLRDVGSVICAAGDGLAPADKKLYALRDVTATVESIPLIASSIMSKKIAEGTGSLVLDVKVGSGAFMKHLDDARELASTMVGLGTDHGVRTVALLTDMATPLGRTAGNALEVRESVEVLAGGGPQDVIDLTLALAREMLDAAGLKDADPAKALADGSAMDHWRRMITAQGGDPDAALPVAREQHTVTASATGTLTTLDAYAVGLAAWRLGAGRARKEDPVQAAAGIELHAKPGDRVTAGQPLLTLHTDTPEKLPYALQALDGGVLVGPADATFVASPVVLERIG, from the coding sequence ATGGACGCCATCTCCGTCATCCGTACCAAGCGCGACCGCGGCGAACTGACCCCCGATCAGATCGACTGGGTCATCGACGCCTACACCCGCGGCGAGGTCGCCCACGAGCAGATGTCGTCCCTGGCGATGGCCATCTTCCTCAACGGCATGAACCGCAAGGAGATCGCCCGCTGGACCGCGGCCATGATCGCCTCCGGTGAGCGCATGGACTTCTCCTCCCTGCCCCGCCCCACCGCCGACAAGCACTCCACCGGCGGCGTCGGCGACAAGATCACCCTGCCGCTCGCCCCGCTGGTCGCCGCCTGCGGCGCCGCCGTTCCCCAGCTCTCCGGCCGCGGCCTCGGCCACACCGGCGGCACCCTCGACAAGCTGGAGTCCATCCCCGGCTGGCGCGCCCGGCTCAGCAACGACGAGATGCTGGACGTGCTGCGCGACGTCGGCTCCGTCATCTGCGCCGCCGGCGACGGCCTCGCCCCCGCCGACAAGAAGCTCTACGCCCTGCGCGACGTGACCGCCACCGTCGAGTCCATCCCGCTCATCGCCTCCTCGATCATGTCCAAGAAGATCGCCGAGGGCACCGGCTCCCTCGTCCTGGACGTCAAGGTCGGCTCCGGCGCCTTCATGAAGCACCTCGACGACGCCCGCGAACTCGCCTCCACCATGGTCGGGTTGGGCACCGACCACGGCGTCCGCACGGTCGCCCTGCTCACCGACATGGCCACCCCGCTCGGCCGGACCGCGGGCAACGCCCTCGAAGTACGGGAATCCGTCGAGGTGCTGGCCGGCGGCGGCCCCCAGGACGTCATCGACCTCACCCTCGCGCTGGCCCGCGAGATGCTCGACGCGGCCGGTCTCAAGGACGCCGACCCGGCCAAGGCGCTGGCCGACGGCTCCGCCATGGACCACTGGCGCCGCATGATCACCGCCCAGGGCGGCGACCCCGACGCGGCCCTCCCCGTCGCCCGCGAGCAGCACACCGTCACCGCCTCCGCCACCGGCACCCTCACCACCCTCGACGCCTACGCCGTCGGCCTAGCTGCCTGGCGCCTGGGCGCCGGCCGCGCCCGCAAGGAGGACCCGGTCCAGGCCGCCGCCGGCATCGAACTCCACGCCAAGCCCGGCGACCGCGTCACCGCCGGCCAGCCCCTGCTCACCCTGCACACCGACACCCCCGAGAAGCTCCCCTACGCCCTCCAGGCCCTCGACGGCGGCGTCCTCGTCGGCCCCGCGGACGCCACCTTCGTGGCGAGCCCCGTGGTGCTGGAACGTATCGGCTGA
- a CDS encoding cytidine deaminase, whose amino-acid sequence MTEAPDWESLRAQARDAMSRAYAPYSGYPVGAAALVDDGRTVTGCNVENASYGLGLCAECGLVSALFAGGGGRLTAFTCVDGAGELLVPCGRCRQLLHEHGGPDLLVDTQAGIRPLSDLLPDAFGPGHLTG is encoded by the coding sequence GTGACCGAAGCTCCCGACTGGGAGTCGCTGCGCGCGCAGGCCCGGGACGCGATGTCCCGGGCCTACGCCCCGTACTCCGGCTACCCCGTCGGGGCCGCCGCCCTCGTGGACGACGGCCGCACGGTCACCGGCTGCAACGTCGAGAACGCCTCGTACGGCCTCGGCCTGTGCGCCGAATGCGGCCTGGTCTCCGCCCTGTTCGCCGGCGGCGGCGGCCGCCTGACGGCCTTCACCTGCGTCGACGGCGCCGGCGAACTGCTCGTCCCGTGCGGCCGCTGCCGCCAACTGCTTCACGAGCACGGCGGCCCGGACCTCCTGGTCGACACCCAGGCCGGCATCCGCCCGCTCTCCGACCTGCTACCGGACGCCTTCGGCCCGGGCCATCTGACGGGCTGA
- a CDS encoding ABC transporter permease encodes MNTNLTAPADRSPGDKTTSKSTSRTRTARAKLSYPKVLLIIAGGLILLSLLRVITGATNLTESGQYTAALNAAVPIGLAGLGGLWAERSGVINIGLEGMMMLGAFAAGAVGWQHGPWAAAAAGILGGALGGLLHAVVTVTFGVDHIISGVAINIMALGLTQFLAKLWFGADGSAAAAAGGNDKQSPPMPDMPTFTVPGLSDWLYSVEQHHWFLVSDVAGILGSLVTNVSWLTLATAVVFVLTFFVLWRSSFGLRLRSCGEGPIAAESLGVNVYRYKYAAVVASGALAGLGGAFLAIYVHIYQDGQTGGRGYIGLATMIFGNWRPGGVAMGAGLFGFMDALQLRGGGPTVHALLLLLAVLLIGLAVWKVRAGQRTQAVISLAAAVLLTVWYTTTDTVPLEIVGVAPYIATLLVLSLAAQRLRAPKAIGKIYRRGQGK; translated from the coding sequence GTGAACACGAACCTCACGGCTCCGGCCGACCGGAGCCCCGGCGACAAGACCACGTCCAAGTCCACGTCCAGGACCAGGACCGCCCGGGCCAAGCTCAGCTACCCCAAGGTCCTGCTGATCATCGCGGGCGGCCTGATCCTGCTGTCCCTGCTGCGGGTGATCACCGGCGCCACCAACCTGACCGAATCCGGCCAGTACACCGCCGCGCTCAACGCCGCCGTGCCGATCGGCCTGGCCGGCCTCGGCGGTCTGTGGGCCGAGCGGTCCGGCGTCATCAACATCGGCCTCGAAGGCATGATGATGCTCGGCGCCTTCGCCGCGGGCGCGGTCGGCTGGCAGCACGGCCCCTGGGCCGCGGCGGCGGCCGGCATCCTCGGCGGCGCGCTCGGCGGACTGCTGCACGCCGTCGTCACCGTCACCTTCGGCGTCGACCACATCATCTCCGGCGTCGCGATCAACATCATGGCGCTCGGCCTGACCCAGTTCCTCGCCAAGCTGTGGTTCGGCGCGGACGGCAGCGCGGCGGCGGCCGCCGGCGGCAACGACAAGCAGTCGCCACCGATGCCCGACATGCCGACGTTCACCGTCCCCGGCCTGTCCGACTGGCTCTACTCCGTCGAGCAGCACCACTGGTTCCTGGTCTCCGACGTGGCCGGCATCCTCGGCTCCCTGGTCACCAACGTCTCCTGGCTGACCCTGGCGACCGCCGTCGTCTTCGTGCTCACCTTCTTCGTCCTGTGGCGCTCCTCGTTCGGCCTGCGGCTGCGCTCCTGCGGCGAGGGCCCCATCGCGGCCGAATCGCTCGGCGTCAACGTCTACCGCTACAAGTACGCCGCGGTGGTCGCCTCCGGCGCGCTGGCCGGCCTCGGCGGCGCGTTCCTGGCGATCTACGTCCACATCTACCAGGACGGCCAGACCGGCGGCCGCGGCTACATCGGCCTCGCCACCATGATCTTCGGCAACTGGCGGCCGGGCGGCGTCGCCATGGGCGCCGGCCTGTTCGGCTTCATGGACGCGCTCCAACTGCGCGGCGGCGGCCCCACCGTCCACGCGCTGCTGCTCCTGCTCGCCGTACTGCTGATCGGCCTCGCGGTGTGGAAGGTGCGCGCCGGGCAGCGCACCCAGGCCGTGATCAGCCTGGCCGCCGCCGTGTTGCTCACCGTCTGGTACACCACCACGGATACGGTTCCGCTGGAGATCGTCGGCGTCGCCCCGTACATCGCCACGCTGCTGGTGCTCTCGCTGGCCGCGCAGCGACTGCGGGCGCCGAAGGCGATCGGCAAGATCTACCGGAGAGGCCAGGGCAAGTGA